A genomic window from Companilactobacillus alimentarius DSM 20249 includes:
- a CDS encoding nucleoside 2-deoxyribosyltransferase, which yields MKIYFANGLFALADRMFNENVVAQIRKMDSSIEVYLPQENGDINDKMNYADSIKIAQEDNKELLSSDLIVAILDGDTMDDGVASEIGLAFGKEIPIVGVYTDLRQHGVENPEKLKAVGTIGENPFAYINNYTIGLIKMNGVVVNNIDSMLQEIKKYL from the coding sequence ATGAAAATTTATTTTGCAAATGGACTATTTGCTCTAGCCGACCGTATGTTTAATGAAAATGTTGTTGCTCAAATCAGAAAAATGGACTCCTCTATTGAAGTCTATCTTCCTCAAGAAAATGGTGACATCAATGACAAAATGAATTACGCTGACTCCATCAAAATTGCTCAAGAAGACAACAAAGAATTACTTTCATCTGATTTAATCGTTGCTATTTTAGATGGTGACACTATGGACGACGGTGTTGCTTCTGAAATTGGTTTAGCCTTTGGAAAAGAAATTCCTATTGTTGGGGTCTATACTGATCTTCGTCAACACGGTGTCGAAAATCCTGAAAAGCTTAAGGCTGTAGGTACCATTGGTGAGAATCCTTTCGCCTACATTAATAATTACACTATCGGACTTATCAAAATGAATGGTGTCGTCGTGAACAATATCGACAGTATGTTACAAGAAATTAAAAAATATCTATAA
- the galU gene encoding UTP--glucose-1-phosphate uridylyltransferase GalU, with protein sequence MKVRKAIIPAAGLGTRFLPATKALAKEMLPIVDKPTIQFIVEEAKASGIEDILIITGKNKRSIEDHFDSVPELEQNLEAKNKTDLLKVVQDTTSLGVNLYYSRQAHPNGLGDAVAQARSFIADEPFVVMLGDDLMKDKVPLTKQLINDYEKTHASTLAVMKVPERDVSKYGVIDPEGETEPGLYNVKKFVEKPKVEDAPSNLAIIGRYLLTPEIFDLLATQKPGAGNEIQLTDAIDRMNKTQRVFAHEFKGQRYDVGNKFGYVKTNIEYGLTHPEVKDELKPYILELAKKIQAESKPASKKSTK encoded by the coding sequence ATGAAAGTTAGAAAAGCAATTATACCAGCAGCAGGATTGGGAACAAGATTTTTACCAGCAACAAAGGCTTTAGCAAAGGAAATGCTACCAATTGTTGATAAGCCAACAATCCAATTTATCGTTGAGGAGGCTAAGGCTTCTGGAATTGAAGATATTTTGATTATTACTGGAAAGAATAAGCGTTCCATCGAAGATCACTTTGATTCTGTACCTGAATTGGAACAAAACCTTGAGGCAAAGAATAAGACTGATCTTTTGAAAGTCGTTCAAGATACCACTAGTTTAGGCGTTAACTTATATTACAGTCGTCAAGCACATCCAAATGGTTTAGGCGATGCCGTTGCTCAAGCACGCTCATTTATCGCTGATGAGCCATTTGTAGTCATGTTGGGTGATGATTTGATGAAGGATAAGGTTCCTTTGACAAAGCAATTGATCAATGATTATGAAAAAACACACGCTTCAACATTAGCCGTTATGAAGGTCCCTGAAAGAGACGTTTCAAAATATGGTGTGATCGATCCTGAAGGCGAAACTGAACCTGGATTATATAATGTTAAGAAATTCGTTGAAAAGCCAAAAGTTGAAGATGCTCCAAGTAATTTAGCCATCATCGGTCGTTACTTATTGACACCTGAAATTTTCGATTTACTAGCAACTCAAAAACCAGGTGCTGGTAATGAAATTCAATTGACAGATGCAATTGATCGAATGAATAAGACACAACGTGTTTTTGCCCATGAATTCAAAGGACAAAGATATGATGTTGGTAATAAATTTGGCTATGTAAAGACTAATATTGAATATGGTTTGACTCACCCCGAAGTTAAGGATGAATTGAAACCTTATATTCTTGAACTTGCTAAAAAGATTCAAGCAGAAAGCAAACCTGCAAGCAAGAAATCAACTAAATAA
- a CDS encoding hydroxymethylglutaryl-CoA synthase, producing the protein MNIGIDKIGFYTPKDYIDIVELAKARDVDPNKFTIGIGQDKQAVPRPYEDAVTMAASSADSILTEADKASLGLLIVGTESSVDESKSTAAFLMDLLELPEDIRSFEIKQACYGATAGLQTAYDFVSQNPDKKALVIATDIARYGIKTPGEVTQGAGSVAMIVSQNPRVLKLNYKSVYMTKNVGDFWRPTFSKTAFARGKYSNEIYVDFFKTLWEKYQTKYSATIDDFSTLLFHIPYTKMGTKALRTLEGKIPDDKYAELTEHYQQSIKFSREVGNLYTGSLYLGLLSYLINGARSGEELLMFSYGSGAVGELYSAEIQKDFASGIVSENVLKMLNERKKMSISDYEKIYQIEYQNGTIVDPEAVESKFYLSEIKDNERLYKKNK; encoded by the coding sequence ATGAATATAGGTATTGATAAAATAGGCTTTTATACTCCTAAGGATTACATTGATATTGTTGAATTAGCTAAGGCACGGGATGTGGATCCTAATAAATTTACAATTGGCATTGGTCAAGATAAACAAGCTGTCCCTAGACCTTATGAGGATGCGGTGACTATGGCTGCCAGTTCCGCCGATAGTATTTTAACGGAAGCTGATAAAGCCTCTTTAGGTTTATTGATTGTTGGAACTGAAAGTAGCGTTGATGAATCTAAATCTACTGCAGCTTTTTTGATGGATCTTTTAGAGTTACCAGAGGATATTCGTTCCTTTGAAATCAAGCAAGCTTGTTATGGAGCCACGGCTGGTTTACAAACAGCGTATGATTTCGTGAGCCAGAATCCTGATAAAAAAGCACTAGTGATTGCAACCGATATTGCTCGTTACGGTATCAAGACGCCGGGTGAAGTAACACAAGGTGCTGGCTCTGTAGCAATGATTGTTAGTCAAAATCCTCGCGTCTTGAAATTGAACTATAAGTCAGTTTACATGACAAAAAATGTGGGTGATTTCTGGCGTCCTACTTTCTCCAAGACTGCTTTCGCTCGAGGAAAGTATTCTAATGAAATATATGTCGACTTCTTTAAGACACTGTGGGAAAAATATCAAACTAAGTATTCCGCTACGATTGATGATTTTTCAACGTTACTTTTCCATATTCCTTATACAAAAATGGGAACTAAGGCATTGAGAACTTTGGAAGGGAAGATTCCTGATGATAAATATGCTGAATTGACTGAGCATTATCAACAAAGTATTAAATTCAGTCGAGAGGTAGGGAATCTTTACACGGGTTCATTATATTTAGGGCTATTATCTTATTTGATCAATGGCGCTCGTAGTGGTGAAGAATTATTGATGTTCAGTTACGGTTCTGGTGCTGTCGGTGAATTGTATAGTGCTGAGATTCAAAAAGATTTTGCCTCAGGAATTGTCTCAGAAAATGTTTTGAAAATGTTGAATGAGCGTAAAAAGATGAGTATTTCTGATTATGAAAAAATATATCAGATTGAGTATCAAAATGGTACGATCGTTGACCCAGAGGCTGTTGAGAGTAAGTTCTATTTGAGTGAGATAAAAGATAATGAACGATTGTATAAAAAGAATAAGTAA
- a CDS encoding branched-chain amino acid aminotransferase, whose product MTKADATKIDWNNLGFNYMDLPYRFTAYWKDGAWQNAGLTEDSTLHISEASPVLHYGQAAFEGMKAYRTPEGKIQLFRPDRNAKRLKDSCERLLMPVFPEDKFVEAVKSVVKANADFVPPYGNGATLYIRPLIIGTGEQIGVHAAPEYIFTIFAMPVGNYFKGGLTPVNFTTSQYDRAAHKGTGQSKVGGNYAASLYPGEKAHDNGFADCVYLDPIEHKKIEEVGSANFFGITKDNVFVTPKSPSILPSITKYSLLWLAKNRLGLGAEEGDVYVDQLDKFAEAGACGTAAVISPIGGLEHNGNLHVFYSETEVGPVTKKLYDTLTGIQFGTVEAPEGWIQVVE is encoded by the coding sequence ATGACCAAAGCAGATGCAACAAAAATTGACTGGAACAATCTTGGTTTCAACTATATGGACTTACCATATCGCTTTACTGCATACTGGAAAGACGGTGCCTGGCAAAACGCTGGATTAACGGAAGATAGTACTCTTCACATTAGTGAAGCTTCACCAGTCTTACACTACGGTCAAGCAGCTTTTGAAGGTATGAAGGCTTATCGTACCCCAGAAGGAAAAATTCAATTGTTCAGACCCGACCGCAATGCTAAACGTCTAAAGGATTCATGTGAACGACTTTTAATGCCCGTTTTCCCAGAAGACAAATTCGTAGAGGCAGTAAAATCAGTTGTAAAAGCTAATGCTGACTTTGTTCCTCCTTATGGCAATGGTGCCACGCTTTATATTCGTCCCTTAATTATTGGTACTGGTGAACAAATTGGTGTCCACGCTGCCCCAGAATATATCTTTACCATCTTCGCAATGCCAGTTGGCAACTACTTCAAAGGCGGTCTTACACCAGTTAATTTCACTACTTCACAATACGACCGTGCTGCTCATAAAGGTACTGGTCAAAGTAAAGTTGGTGGTAACTACGCTGCCAGTCTCTATCCCGGCGAAAAAGCACATGATAATGGTTTCGCCGACTGTGTTTACTTAGATCCTATTGAACATAAAAAGATTGAAGAAGTTGGTTCAGCCAATTTCTTCGGTATCACTAAAGACAACGTCTTCGTAACACCTAAATCACCTTCTATTCTTCCAAGTATCACCAAATACTCACTACTTTGGCTAGCTAAGAATCGCTTGGGACTTGGTGCCGAAGAAGGCGATGTCTATGTTGATCAACTAGACAAATTTGCTGAAGCTGGCGCTTGTGGTACTGCCGCCGTTATCTCACCTATCGGTGGTCTGGAACACAACGGTAATCTTCATGTCTTCTACAGTGAGACTGAAGTTGGTCCTGTAACTAAGAAATTGTATGACACCTTAACTGGAATTCAATTCGGTACTGTTGAAGCACCTGAAGGTTGGATTCAAGTAGTCGAATAA
- a CDS encoding thiolase family protein: MYPIVIIDAKRTAIGKFRGEYANLSAVELGTQLVKKLLDMNKVDPKKVDQFIFGNVYQAGMGQNTARQIGLKAGGRVDSTAMTVNQVCGSGMKAIYEGISAITMGNAEIVVAGGVESMSNAPFYAPRAGKMEVSPKLSDTLFNDGLNDAFNNLPMGITAENVAKKYHVTRQQQDEFAYDSHQKAHQAKDKLEKEIIPIEVDGEEITTDQSIRPTTTLEQMGKLRTVFDKKGTVTAGNSSPINDGAAAVILMKESRAKELDLNYVAKITGYVEVGIDPNYMGYAPYYAIKKYFDRYQTDVDGFDLFEVNEAFASQAVAVSRDLNLPAAKLNIYGGAIALGHPLGATGSRMIATLINSLQQEKKKTGLASLCIGGGMAMAMGIELI, from the coding sequence ATGTATCCAATTGTAATTATAGATGCGAAGAGAACAGCTATCGGTAAATTTCGTGGCGAGTATGCCAATTTGTCGGCAGTTGAACTTGGAACGCAGTTAGTAAAAAAGTTATTAGATATGAACAAAGTTGATCCTAAAAAAGTTGACCAGTTCATTTTCGGAAATGTATATCAAGCAGGTATGGGCCAAAATACTGCTCGACAAATTGGATTGAAGGCTGGTGGCCGAGTTGACTCGACTGCAATGACCGTCAATCAAGTTTGCGGATCAGGGATGAAGGCTATATATGAAGGTATCTCAGCTATCACAATGGGTAACGCTGAAATTGTTGTAGCTGGAGGAGTGGAGAGTATGTCAAATGCTCCATTCTATGCCCCTAGGGCTGGAAAAATGGAAGTTAGCCCTAAACTTTCAGATACCTTGTTCAACGACGGCTTAAACGACGCTTTTAATAATTTGCCAATGGGTATTACAGCTGAAAATGTTGCTAAAAAATATCATGTGACTCGCCAGCAACAAGATGAATTTGCTTATGATTCACATCAAAAGGCCCATCAGGCAAAAGATAAATTAGAGAAGGAAATTATTCCAATAGAAGTTGACGGTGAAGAAATTACGACTGATCAGTCAATTCGTCCCACAACGACTTTGGAACAGATGGGAAAATTACGAACGGTTTTTGATAAGAAAGGAACAGTTACTGCAGGTAATTCTTCACCAATCAATGATGGTGCAGCTGCGGTTATTTTGATGAAAGAAAGCCGTGCAAAAGAATTGGATTTAAATTACGTAGCCAAAATTACCGGCTATGTTGAAGTAGGAATAGATCCCAATTATATGGGATATGCTCCATATTATGCTATTAAAAAGTATTTTGATCGTTATCAAACAGATGTAGATGGCTTCGATTTATTTGAAGTTAATGAGGCCTTTGCTTCACAAGCTGTTGCCGTTAGTCGTGATTTAAATCTACCAGCGGCTAAATTGAATATCTATGGAGGAGCAATTGCCTTAGGACACCCCTTAGGAGCCACAGGAAGTAGAATGATTGCCACTTTGATAAATTCCTTGCAACAAGAGAAAAAGAAGACAGGCTTAGCTTCATTATGTATTGGTGGAGGCATGGCGATGGCTATGGGGATTGAATTAATATGA
- a CDS encoding hydroxymethylglutaryl-CoA reductase, degradative, with translation MKIYEMTNEQRIELLKKRGLINSKQAQGLKERQPITIDLANSLSENQIGVFSLPYGFATDFLIDGKDYVVPMVIEEPSVIAAASNAAKRIKNSGGFKTFPSERIVYGQIVLENLSVSDIEKLEQSCSEIFEFAQKAHPSLISRGGGVVSLKFNRYDDFLELELGIDTVDAMGANMVNSILEKTAQKITTMVSGDILCSILSNSGNGQVITAEAEIDFEQLKTKEMSGLEVAQRITRLAEFAKQSVKRAVTHNKGIMNGIDAVYLATGNDFRAQEAAAHSFAFETGQYQPFSTWKIQNDHLVGTLKMPVELGSVGGAISALPMAQMSLAIMKIESSKQLQSIIAAVGLANNLSALRALVTTGIQAGHMSLQSKSLAVSVGAEGEEIVEVSKILNQTKNYTIANAKQILTRLRGK, from the coding sequence ATGAAAATCTACGAAATGACTAATGAACAGCGAATCGAATTGCTGAAAAAACGTGGTCTAATCAATTCCAAGCAAGCACAAGGTTTAAAAGAACGCCAACCAATCACAATAGATTTAGCTAACAGTCTGAGTGAGAACCAGATTGGAGTTTTTAGTTTGCCATATGGTTTTGCAACTGATTTTTTAATTGATGGCAAAGACTATGTGGTCCCTATGGTTATTGAGGAGCCCTCGGTAATCGCCGCGGCTTCTAATGCTGCCAAACGGATCAAGAATAGCGGTGGATTTAAAACTTTTCCAAGTGAAAGAATTGTTTATGGACAGATTGTTTTAGAAAATTTATCAGTTTCTGATATTGAAAAACTTGAACAGTCTTGTTCAGAAATTTTTGAATTTGCTCAAAAGGCTCATCCTAGTTTGATCAGTCGTGGTGGCGGGGTTGTTTCCCTGAAATTTAATCGTTATGATGACTTCTTAGAATTAGAACTTGGAATTGATACTGTCGATGCAATGGGTGCCAATATGGTGAATTCAATTTTAGAAAAAACTGCTCAAAAAATTACTACGATGGTTTCTGGAGATATTTTGTGCAGTATTCTTTCCAATAGCGGTAACGGTCAAGTTATTACAGCAGAGGCAGAAATTGATTTTGAACAATTAAAGACTAAAGAAATGTCTGGCCTAGAAGTAGCTCAAAGAATCACCCGTCTAGCTGAGTTTGCTAAGCAGTCAGTTAAAAGAGCTGTGACGCACAACAAGGGCATTATGAATGGAATCGATGCGGTGTATTTAGCAACTGGCAATGATTTTCGTGCTCAAGAAGCAGCAGCGCACAGTTTTGCTTTTGAAACTGGGCAGTATCAGCCTTTCAGCACATGGAAAATTCAGAATGACCATTTAGTAGGGACCTTGAAAATGCCAGTCGAGCTAGGTAGTGTCGGTGGCGCAATCAGTGCTTTGCCAATGGCACAAATGAGTTTGGCTATTATGAAAATTGAAAGTAGCAAACAACTCCAATCAATAATAGCTGCAGTTGGATTAGCAAATAATTTATCGGCATTAAGAGCTCTAGTTACAACTGGAATTCAGGCAGGTCATATGAGTTTGCAGAGTAAATCTTTAGCAGTGTCAGTTGGCGCCGAGGGTGAAGAGATTGTGGAAGTGTCCAAAATCTTGAATCAGACGAAAAATTATACGATAGCAAATGCAAAACAGATTTTAACAAGATTAAGAGGTAAATAA